From the genome of Nicotiana sylvestris chromosome 2, ASM39365v2, whole genome shotgun sequence, one region includes:
- the LOC104248328 gene encoding protein GRAVITROPIC IN THE LIGHT 1 — protein MDSVRPTPVPTKSKLAKTFHRVIHGKKSSKPFSNNGFCLLIPQEKLRCCESQHFDKEEIEECKEHSKNKAVMEAFVAKLFATVSSVKAAYAELQLAQFPYNSEAIQVADQAVVNELKALSELKHSYLKKQIDSSPPHVTLMLAEIQEQQSVMKTYEITMKKMQGEIESKGYSISSLQNELQETIQNNKSLERKLNASGSFSILDNVKLSDVNPKDFIMVLHYAMRSIRNFVKFLIKEMESANWDIDAATNSIQNGVTFHKSNHRAFAFESFVCREIFSGFNEPAFSVQNDDSLFSGGTNRRSFFFEQFKKLKSVSVTHFLKQNPSSLFGKFLKAKYLHLVHPKMEFSFSGNLNQRKLVNSGEFPETEFFKVFSEMGRRVWLLHCLAFSFDQQVSIFQVRKSCRFSEVYMESVTDEIFSAAGGEFKVAFTVVPGFNVGKTVVQSQVYLSPITPPAKH, from the coding sequence ATGGATTCAGTGAGACCAACTCCAGTTCCAACTAAAAGCAAGCTAGCAAAGACATTTCACAGAGTAATCCATGGCAAAAAATCCTCAAAACCATTCTCAAATAATGGGTTCTGCCTCCTCATACCTCAAGAAAAGCTCAGGTGTTGTGAGTCCCAACACTTTGACAAAGAAGAAATTGAAGAGTGCAAAGAACATTCCAAGAACAAAGCTGTTATGGAAGCCTTCGTTGCTAAGCTTTTTGCCACAGTTTCCTCTGTTAAAGCTGCTTATGCTGAGCTTCAGTTAGCTCAGTTCCCTTATAACAGTGAAGCAATCCAAGTTGCAGATCAAGCTGTGGTAAATGAACTCAAAGCTTTATCTGAACTCAAACACAGTTACCTCAAAAAACAAATTGATTCTTCACCACCCCATGTAACCCTAATGCTTGCTGAGATTCAAGAACAGCAATCTGTCATGAAAACTTACGAAATTACTATGAAGAAAATGCAAGGTGAAATTGAGTCCAAAGGGTACAGCATATCTTCTCTCCAAAATGAGCTACAAGAAACCATTCAAAACAACAAATCATTAGAGAGAAAGCTTAATGCTAGTGGATCATTTTCTATTCTTGATAATGTCAAGTTATCTGACGTAAACCCTAAAGATTTTATCATGGTTTTGCACTATGCCATGAGATCTATACGCAACTTTGTCAAGTTCTTGATTAAAGAAATGGAGTCTGCTAACTGGGATATTGACGCTGCTACAAACTCTATTCAAAATGGTGTCACTTTCCACAAGAGTAATCACAGGGCTTTTGCCTTTGAGTCCTTTGTTTGCAGGGAGATTTTCAGTGGGTTTAACGAGCCTGCATTTTCTGTTCAGAACGACGATTCTTTATTTTCCGGTGGAACAAATCGCCGGAGTTTCTTCTTTGAACAGTTCAAGAAGCTGAAATCTGTGAGTGTAACCCATTTTCTCAAGCAGAATCCTTCTTCTCTGTTTGGAAAATTCTTGAAGGCTAAATACCTTCATTTGGTTCATCCAAAAATGGAGTTTTCATTCTCCGGGAACTTGAATCAGAGGAAGCTTGTGAACTCCGGCGAGTTCCCGGAAACAGAGTTCTTCAAGGTTTTTAGCGAGATGGGGCGGCGTGTGTGGCTTTTGCATTGCTTAGCCTTCTCTTTTGATCAACAAGTTAGCATTTTTCAAGTGAGGAAGAGCTGTAGATTTTCTGAGGTTTACATGGAAAGTGTCACGGACGAGATTTTTTCAGCTGCCGGCGGCGAGTTCAAAGTGGCATTCACGGTGGTTCCGGGGTTTAATGTTGGGAAAACGGTGGTACAAAGTCAGGTATATTTATCTCCGATCACTCCGCCGGCCAAGCACTAA